In Methanofollis aquaemaris, the genomic window GAGGGTGTCGAAGACGACCGGCACGCCGCAGGCGCGGTGGAGGGAGAGGCAGTCTCTCGCCGTGTACAGGCGGTCGTCGTTCTCGACGACGAGTCGCCGCCTGATCCGATCGGGCAGGGTGCGGTAGCGCTCGACAAACCGCGCCATCGCCGCTTCCCGATCCCCATAGACCCCGCCGACATGGACCTGGACCTTTGCGGTGGTGTCCAGCCCCATCGCATCGAGGACCGCCGCATGGTATGTCAGTTCGGCGACGCTCCTCTCCCGGACTCCCTCGTCGGGAGAGTTGATGAGGGTGAACTGGTCCGGGTGCATCGAGATCCGCATCCTGTTCTCCCGCACCAATGCCCCGATCCCGGCGAACTCCTCCGTGAAGATCTCAGGCCAGTCGAGGGTGTTCACCGGATGGGAGGCGAAGGGAACGAGGTCCGAGGTGACCCGGAAGAAGAGGAGACGATGCGCCGCGTTGTAGGCGAGGATCCTGGAGAGACAGGCGAGGTTTTCTGCGACCGTCGAGAGAAACCGCTCCTCGCTCCAGGACTTCAGCCTGAATGTCCGGGCCGAGGTGCAGCCGATGCCGGTGTTCATGCACGGGTAGCCGATCCGCATCAGGAGGGGAGGGGACGGCGACAGGATATATAGCCTGCCCCGGGGGTACACGGTGGTTGGTGACGCAGTGCCGACCCGGCATGCTGGCAGGGATGATACCCTTAAGAACACAGGATAGAAAAAATATAAGCATGATTTCACCCGGACGCTCCCACGCGCCCGGGTGCCTGTACCCGGGATAGGTTACTATGAGCGATTCACAGATCAGTTTTGATGAGGCAAAACTCACCAAGTATCAGGAGCTCCAGGAGGCCGGTCTCCCCATGTACCCGGCCCGGTTCGAGCGAGAGGTGACCCTGGCGGAGGTCAGGGAGCGGTACGCCGAGATCGGCCACGACCCGAGCGAGGAGGAGGTCACGACCGCCGGGCGGATCTACAGTGTCCGCCGTCACGGCAAGACCATCTTCGTCGATGTCGGCGACGAGTCCACGAGGCTCCAGCTCTATGTCCGGAAAGACGACATCGGTGACGAGCCTTTTGATGCATTCAAGAAGTTTGTCGATACCGGGGATATTGTCGGGGTCACCGGTCGGGTATTCAGGACCAAGATGGGCGAGATCACGATCTGGGTCAGCACATACCAGCTCCTGACCAAGTCGGTCTGCGCCATGCCCGAGAAGTTCCACGGGCTCAAGAACACCGAGATGCGCTACCGCCACCGCTACCTCGACTTGATCATGAACGCCGAGACCAGGGAGACCTTCAGGCTCAGGAGCAGGGCTATCGCCGAGCTGCGCACGTTCCTCAACTCCCGGGACTTCCTGGAGTTCGAGACCCCCACAGTCCAGCCGGTCTATGGCGGCGCCAATGCCCGGCCTTTCATGACCTACCACAATGCCCTTGAGCAGAAACTCTTCCTGCGGATCGCCCCCGAGCTCTACCTCAAGCGGCTCGTCGTCGGTGGGTTCGAGAAGGTCTACGAGATCGCGAAGAACTTCCGCAACGAGGATATCGACACCCATCACAACCCCGAGTTCTCGATGGTCGAGATCTACGCCGCCTACCACGACTACCATGACATGATGAATCTCACCGAGGAGATCATCACCCACCTCGTCATCGGCACCCTCGGCACGTCGACGGTCACCTTCGAGGGGAACGAGATCTCCTTTGAGCGGCCCTGGCGGCGGCTCACGATGGAGGACGCGGTGAGGGAGTACGGCGGGATCGACGTCTTCGCCACCCCGGTGGAGGAACTCGCGGCTATCGCCGAGAAGGAGAAGATGGAGAAATACGAGGCTGCCGAGACTCACGGAGACTACCTTGCGCTCTTCTTCGAGCACTTCTGCGAGGACAAACTCATCCAGCCGACCTTCATCTACGACTTCCCGATCGAGAACTCGCCGCTCGCCAAGCGCCACCGTTCCAAGCCCGGCTTTACCGAGCGCTTCGAGCTCTTCGTGAACGGCATGGAACTTGCAAACGGGTTCTCCGAACTGAACGATCCCCTCGACCAGAAGGAGCGCTTCGAGGCACAGGACCTGAAGCGCCGTCTCGGCGACCTGGAGGCGCAGATGATCGACTACGACTTCATCAACGCCCTCGGCTACGGCATGCCCCCGACCGGCGGTGTCGGGATCGGGATCGACCGGACGATCATGCTCATCACCGGCAACGACTCCATCAAGGAGGTCATCCTCTTCCCGTCGATGCGGCGGCTCTCGCAGAACGACGACGGCGAGGGTGACGACCCCGCCGAGGAAGAACAGGAATAATTCTTTTTTTTCTCTGTTGAATCGGGCATGAACCCCTGGCTCAACAAGCATACGTGATGAAAATTTCTCGTTGCAGTTCTCCTGAGTGGGGAGGGAAACTTGATTCCTCTCCTTGCAACAGGGCACCTGAAGGATACTGTTCAAATGCCGCCCCCCGGTGCGAGAGCGTGACATAAATTCTTCGTTTTTCTGTGGGGCGGGCGGTCTGATCGATGTACCTTCCCCAACACTCTCGCCGGGGGCGCTGCCCCCGGACCCCGGGACGAAGATAGGGGTGGGAAGGCAGAAAGCCGGATCGTTCTGAGGGTGTTGTTCCAGAGATTATTGCCACCCCGCCCCTATCTTCGTCGTGGGGGGGGTCCGGGGGGTCTCCCCCCGGCAGGAGAGCGTGAGGGAACATACTCTATTTTCTCTGTGAGTGGCACGTCGGATCACTCACCTTCCTCTGTCAAATCGCGCCGGGGGCGCTGCCCCCGCCTCGGGATAGGGCGGGGAAGGCTGAATGAAAGACCCTGAAAAGCGTGTTGCTGTTCTCGGTGCTATCCTGACGTGCGGAGTCGGGGGCCAGCCAAACCCCTGCAAAAAGCCCTGTTAGGAGGTTTTCAACAACGCCACATCCACATTCAATCGCGCCGAGATCCGTCCATTCTCCCTGCCCTTCAGCCCGTTGTATCAGAGGCCCCGGACACATCATATCTCTCACACTCATGTCGGCCCGCAGAAGTCGGATATAATGCCTGCTCTTTCCCGCATATTGTGAACGCGCTCTATTCTGCCGACATTCCTCAGTCTCCTCCATATGGGCAGGGATCCGATCGCCCATCCCCGAATCCGGGGCAAATATGGGCATATCTGCCCCCCCAGGACCCGGCAGGCACCGCCGACCGGAAGGTCTATTCCCTCCCCTCTCCGAGGGAGGGGGATGAAGATCGTCGCGGCCCTCGGCGGGAACGCCATCATCAGATATCGTGAAAAGGGGACGGCGGAGGAGCAACTCGGCCACATCGATGCAGCGATCGCCCCCCTGGCCAGGATGATCGCCGCCGGCCACCAGGTTCTCGTCACCCATGGCAACGGTCCGCAGGTGGGGGACATCCTTCTCCAGAATGAGTGCGCAAAAGATGCGGTGCCGCGGATGCCCCTCGACATCTGCGGTGCGGAGAGTCAGGGGATGATCGGGTACATGATCCAGCAGTGCATGCAGAACCGCCTGGAGAGCCTCGGAGTGGGGGCGCCGGTCGCGGCCGTGCTGACCAGAACCCTCGTCGACGGTGCCGACCCGGCCTTTGCCGTTCCTTCCAAGGCGATCGGGCCCTATTACACCGGGGCGGAGGCGCAATCTCTCGGCGAGGCCGAAGGTTGGACCGTGCGCGAGGAAGCAGGGAGGGGGTGGCGGCGCCTCGTCCCCTCCCCCGCGCCGTCTGAGATCCTTGAGGCCGGGGCGATCAGGACGTTCTTCGAAAGCGGGGCCGTCGTCATCGCCGGGGGCGGCGGCGGGGTTCCGGTCGTCAGGGAGGCGGACGGACTCCGGGGGGTCGAGGCCGTCGTCGACAAAGACCTTGCCGCGGAACGACTTGCCTCCGCCGTCGGTGCAGACCACCTCCTCATGCTCACCGATGTCGGGGGTGCGTACCTGGACTTCGGCGGGGCAGAAGAGGAGATGATCCTGAGCATGGACGCACAAGACGCGCGACTGCTCCTCGCACGCGGTGAGTTCGGGGCCGGGACGATGGCCCCGAAGATCGAGGCCGCCGTCAGGTTTGTCGAGGGGGGCGGGGGGACCGCGGTCATCGCCCACCTCGACGCCGCCGAAGAGGCACTCGCCGGCCGGGCCGGGACGCGGGTCACCCCCGCCTGACCGGGCAGGTCATGCAGTGCGCCCCGCCGTACCCCCCGGTGGCATGATGCAGGTCGATGGGGGTCATCTCCACCCCCTCGGCATAGACCTCCTTTTTGAACGGGAAAAATTCGGCATCCAGCCTGAGCTGCCGGTAGTCGGTCTCGGCCTGTGCGAGCAGACGGTCATAGACTCCGGGTTTCGCCGCCGCCCGCATCCGCAGCCTCTTGATCACCGCCCGAGCGACCTGCCCGGTGTCGACGGCGACACACTCGCGTTCACGGACACAGAGGAAGTTCGCGGCATAGCAGAGTTGTTCGAGGGTGGTGACCGGAACGATGGAGAAGTCCTTCTCCTTCAGGAACCCGGCAAGACTCCCCTCCCAGCCGGTCGGGCGGTAGATCCCGGATTCGTTGGCGAGCACCTTCACCTCGGCCCGTTCGAGGAGTGCGGGATTTCCAACGGCAACCCCGTCTCCGGCCAGGTTGCAGTAGGTATCCAGGTGCATGTTCACCATCGGGTCGGCACCCTCGATGAGGGGATGGACCGGTTCCCGGACCACTGCCACCTCGTCGAAACTTGAACCCGCCCACAGAAGGGCGTCGGCGCCCTCGCGGTCGGTCCTGGAACCATATCCGAGAAGGGCGAACTTCCCGGCAGGGATGAAGTCCCCTCCCTCGAGATGGCCGCGCCTGATCAGCCCCACCGGCCCTGCGCCGATGGCGGAGAGAGCGATCCCGGTGAGCGCCCCCTCACGCTGCCGTTCGGTCGTTGCCATCCGCCCCATCACCATTCCCTGATCGGTGCAGACCTGCTGGTCACGCATAAAGTAGAGATTGTGCATCGTACCCCGCAGGGTGACCTCTCCTCCGTTCTGGCAGGCGCCGAGAATGGCGCGGGCAAGAAGGTGCCGGTCGTCCCTTCCGGCGAGGGCCAGGTCCGTCTCTCCGGCCGGTTCTTCGGCAAGGTTCAGAAGTGTCTCACGGTGCCTTGGGTTCTGCACCCCCTCAAGGGCCGCGTCGGTCAGTCGGTGGACACGTACACCAAACTCATCCTTCAATACCTCACAGAGTCTCTGATGTTCTCTGTGGGCGGCATCCAGGTTGAAAAAACGTTCGTAGAGATGTTTTTTAGGAGATATGAGTGCAAAAAACACTTCTATCCCCGGTTCGTGCATGAGAACGCCATGCAGCCTGTGCCATTCAGCTTGGGCTCTGGCACGCATGATCTCTCAGACCCATATCACAATATTTATAATTTCCTGCATTGCCTGGAAAGAGCGGCATATCATCCGAGGTTCCTTTTACCGATAAAAAAGATTTCCTGGACAATAATAGTCAACTGATGGCTCTGGTTCCGGAATATAATCGATCCATTCATCTATAGTGAGATTCCAGATCAATCAAGACCACGACGTGTGGGAATGGTGTTTACGACATATGACTGAAAAGGCTCGTGCATGGGTGACGGTCGCCGGTTTCGGTGGGCATATAAAGGCGACCAGGACAACCCTGACCGTGAGGAAGAAAAATGAGGAGAGGCAATACGACATCAGGGACGTCGGCCACCTCATCGTCGTCGGCGGACACACCATCCACACCTCGGCCGTCATCTCTCTGCTCAGGGCCGGTGCTTTCATCTCGATCTTCGATGCCGACGGTCAACCTGCCGGTCAACTCACCCCCCCCGGCATGGGCGACGCCGCCACCGCACTCAGAAGTGCACAGAACCGGGCTTTTGGTCATACCTACGCCCTGGCCTTTGCAGAAAAAGCGATGAACGAACGTCTCCTTGCCATCGAACGCTACGGCAATGCCTCCGGATGGGATCTCCTCTATGAAGGCGAACTTGAGTTTCTCCATCGATCGCGCGAGGAATATCCTTTCCTCATCAAGATGGACGAACTCCGCCGGCTCCATCAGATGAGCACCGATATGTACTATGAAGTGATGGGCCGCACCCTGCCGGGAGGACTGGAATTTCAGCGGCGGACAAAGAGGCCACACCCCGACCCCGTCAATGCAATGCTCTCTTTTGGCTATGCCGTACTGTACAGTGCGGCAAATGTTGCCGTTATCGCTGCCGGCCTTGACCCGGACCACGGCGTCTTCAAGGAGGGCCCTGGCGGTCTGGTCTATGATGTCATCGACGGGTTCAAGCCGACCATGGTGGATGATCCGGTCTTCGCCCTCGCACGCGCCGGGCTCGGGCGGGGAGAATATGAAACCGGTATCGGGCGGTGTGTCCTCTCCGAATGCCTGGCCACTCGCCTCCTTTCGGTCCTCCATCGGACGATCCGGGAGGAGCGGGTGACCGCTGTTGTCAGGGATCTTGCTCACTCACTGAAGACCGGGGAGAATTTCTCTCCGGTCTATTGAACTGCCTCGCGCCCGACCGTGAAGTCGGCATAAAGTCGTGTTTCAAGAGGCTCGGTCTCGATCTCTTTGATCACCGCCCGTGGGCACTCATAGACCATGGCGACAAATTTTTCAAGAACTGCAGGGTCGCCGGTGGCAGTGATCTCGACGGTTCCATCGTTGCAGTTGACCACTTCCCCGCAGACCCCGAGGTTCACGGCGATCTTTCTGGTACATGCCCGAAAACCGACGTGCTGAACTTTTCCCGAGACCAGGATCCGGACGGTCTTCAAACCTCCCGCCCCTCCTGGAGGATCCGGATCACTACATCCAGTTCGTTGAAGACCTCGTCGCGCAGGTCGTCCTGCCTGATGTTCGTCGCTGCGTTCACGGCCATCCCGATGATGTCTCTGCTCTTTTTCCGCTCGCCTGCCTCGTGAAGGGAGAGAGCAAGGTCGGAGAGTACATAGACCCGCCTGGAGAGCGGTCTGATGATACTCGCCTCGTCGAGACCGACGAGAAGGAGATTTTCGGCGGTCCGCCCCATCTCGGCGTCACGGAAGATGACAAAGAGCTCGAAGCAGTATCGTGCCCTCTGTGCACGGTCGGAGATGTTTTCAATGAGATATTCTATTGAGGAGGTGTCCGGATGAGTGGCATGAGCGACGATGACCTCCTGGCTTGCATCGATCAGGCGGTTGTATGCCGGGTCTGTGATCTGCTCTTCCGGGCTGACTCCGAGTTGTTCGAAGATCCGATGCCTGATCACCTCGTTTTCAATGCCCTTGATCACGGCAAGTCCTTCTCGCCGCAGGTCTTCGTCTCCTTCTGCTGCGGCGAGCATAAGATACATGTGACTGACGCCCTTCTTCACCATGGCGGCGACGACCGGGATTTCGATCTCGGTGGTGAGATGATCGGCCTCCTGAAGAAGGGCCAGGGCATCGCCTTCTTCCCCGTATTTTTCTGCGAGTGGGACGACTGAAAGGAGCATGGAGGCCCGGTCGTAGGCGAGCGGAATCTCTTCGATGCCGCCGTAGATCTGTTTCATGACCTCATGCGTTTGCCCGCCCTCGGTGAGCATTCCGAAGGCGGCGACCAGCGAGTTGACGAAGTCGGCCGGGTCGATGATCTCGTTGATGAGGGCGATGACCTCGTCGACATTCTTCTCCTGGGGTTTGATGGCATGGAGGCTGACCAGTGAGAAGACAAGGTGCTTGCGTACGACCCCGCCCATCTCGAAATCTATGAGAGGCAGGAGTGATTTTGCTTCGTTAAAGCAGGTATATGCTTCATCTGTCTCCACTTTTGCCATCAGGCCTGCGAGGTCTGAGAGTATGAGGGCCTTCTCGTATGGGAGATCCATTGCCCTGGTCCCCTCATGTACACTCCTGAGGAGGGCGCCCGCCCGTTCATGGTCATGGATCCGCAGGTAACTCTCAGAAAGAGTACACATCCCGGAATAGCGCGTATAAAGATTTGCGATATGGACGAAGAGGGCGCGCGTCAGTTCCATGACCTCGGGCGACTCTTTCGCGTATTCGAGACGCTGGAGAAGGAAGGCCATCATCTCATAGGGGTCGGTGGACGGCAGATCGTCGACATATTCCTCGAACTCGGCTGAGACGCGTGTCACCATGGCGTCCTGCTCCGCCTCGCTCCGGATCTCCAGCAGGAGCATCGCCATCGGAATGGCAAAGTAGGGGCTCCTGTTCTTCTTCAGGTACTCGGTGATGATGTCGATCCCCCGGGCAAGCCTGATCGAGTACCGCCGCTCGCTGACCGTCTCCCGGAGGATCTCGGTGGAACGCCTGAAGACCGCCATCCTGTTCTCCAGGAGGGCCTGGTCGCCGGCGATGAGGGGTTCTGCCATCATCCGGCAGCCGACCCTGATGAAGCCCTCGGTGATCCCCTCGAGAAGTTGCTGGCGGAGCGAGGGATCCTCGATCTCCCTCGCGATATCGTAGGCGTTCTCCAGGGCATGGGGTGCCATCGTATCGATCCCGTACTTCACCATCCCCCTGACGATATTGCCGGTGGTGTACAGGCCGTACTCCCGTTCAAGGAGGGGGTCGGTCCAGCCGCGCATTCTCTTGAGGAGTGTGAGGTCGCCCTGGGCGACGGCGAGATCGGCGGCCCGGTCGATGACACTGCAGAGTGCCTCGGAACGGGCTTTTTGTCCTCGGATCTCACAGGTGAGCCCGACTGCACGCTGGAGGACATCACGGTTCCGATGTACAAACCCGAAGTCGGCCATGTCGGCGACGATCCTGGCGACCGCCATGCTGGCGATGGTCGGGCTTCTGATCTGCCGGGCGATCTCGATGAGGTACGAGGGGTCGAGATGGTCGATGAACCGCCGCTCGATGAGTTGGTCGATCGCGCCGAGGAGTTGCTCGTCGCGGTGGCGGTGGAGGTTGGCGAGGGCCACGAGGGAGGAGATGTGATGGATAATCTCGTTGAGGTCTGTGTCTTTGCAGATGTGGGTGATGCTCCGCTGGATCAGGCTCTCCTTTGTGCTGGTGTCCATCCGCTCGAAGACCCTGGTCTGGACCTGGTCGACCCGGTCGCGCAGCACCCCGTTGCTCACCAGCATCACCGAGGTGTCCCAGAACTGCATGCCGATCTGGACGATCTCGCTGAACGAGGGGATCTTGGCATAGATATCGATGGCATGGGAGAACGCCCCGCGTTCCAGCAGGGTGTGGACCAGGGTCAGGTAGATGGTGAATGCCCGGTGGCCCGAGACCGCCTCTTCAACAATGGGGACGATCTCAATGATGAACCGCGCCTCGCCGGTCCGTTCGACGACGGCGATCCCGGCCTTGACAATCTCCTTGATCTGGACCTCTTCGTCGGGCCCCAGCATGGAGTTGAGCCTGAGCCCGGCCTCGAAGTAGTACGGGTCACCGAGGCGTTCGGCCGCGCCGAGCAGTTCCCCGATGATTGCCTGGAGGGTGAAGGGGTAGGTCTTCTCCACTTCTTCAAGGGTGGAGATGACTGCTCCCTTGTCATGGCCCCTCGCGATCATTTCATCGGTGAGAGATGCGGTGATCTCGGCGACCTCTTCGTTTTGCAGGTCGGAGAGTGTCCTGAGGACGGACATGATGTCGGAGATCTGGGTGCTGAGCGGTGACTTCCAGGCCTGACTGATGATGGAGGCGAAGCAGTTGGTCCGTCTGATCTTCTGTCTGATCTCGGCGGCGCTCCGCAGGGCGGTTATGATGAGGTCGAAGTCCCTCTTGATGACCCCGATCCTTCCGATCGCTTTTGTTACTTCACTCTGAAGGAGCGAGCGTTTGGAGATGTCACCGATGCCTTCGATGAGTCCGAGCGATTCGGTGAGAAGGGTGGTGTCTCTGGTTGTGATGCTCCAGACGATGTGCAGGGGAACGATATCCATCAGAATTGCGGATCTGTACTTCCTGAAACTGATCTGATGGAAGACCTCCATCCCGGCCTCGATCAGGTCGGAGTCGGCCTTGTCGACACCTGCTTCGATGAGGTTCTTGGTCACCTCAGAGAGGATCACCGACTGCGAACTCTTCCGGTCCAGTGAATTGGAGAGATCAAAGACGGCCTGAAGCCAGGTGCGGTCTTTGGTCTCGGTATAGATCTCGGCTGCATCTTTGACATATTTGAAGATTTTTTTTCGTGGAAGTTCCAGCGGCATCCTGGTCAATTCGGGGCGTTTTTCTCTGAAGGCGATCTCCAGGACGGTTGAATAGGTGGTATCCAGTAGTTCTTTTTTCTCTTTCCGCCTTGGAATCTGTGAGATATCGGTAAGTAATCCCTCGATCTCAGCCTGGTCCCCCTTCTCCACAACCAGGTGGATTCTCTTTAAAAGATCAGCATCTATTTCTGACAAGGCTCATCCTACCAGAAAATATAATCCTGCAATACTTAAAAAAGTTACCCTATGGGGACTTCAGAGATAATATTAGATAAAACAAATCAAACTTTATTTCACCTATTGCAAGGGTGAGGTACTGGGGTTGGATGAGCCATACGATGATTTGGGGCAATTATCTGATCAAAAGGATAATAATTATTTTTGAATAATTTTACTCATTCCCAAGATCAGGGGCAGCAGCCCTTACGACCTCCATGATCTCGAAAAAGAGTTTTTCACAGCCTTTTTTCTCTCCTGCTTCCACGATCACTCGCATCATGGGTTCGGTCCCTGAGGGTCGGACAAGTGCCCAGGTTCCGGGCCGGTTGATCCTGATCCCGTCCCTGCAGTCGGGTTGTTCGTCTGCATACCTTTCTTTCAGGGCGGCGATGACGGCTTCCGCCTCCTGCGTCCTTACTTTCTCCTTGATGATCGAGCGTTCGGGCAGGCTGTCGACGAGGGCCGAGAGGGGCCTGTCGCTGGCATGGAGAAGGCCCACCATCATGGCCGCGGTCATCCCGCCGTCCCGGCAGAACTGATGCTCCGGGTAGATGAGCCCTCCATTCCCTTCCCCTCCAAAGATCACGTGCTCTCCACGCTGGATGAGGCTGCGCATCTCCCTGGCCACATAGATGCTCCCCACCGGGGTGTACTCGACCGAGCAGTTGTGTCTGGCGGCGATCTCCTCGCAGAGGAGAGAGGAGGAGACGGGAGTGACGACCAGGCCCTGGTCCTTCCGGCATACA contains:
- the uvsE gene encoding UV DNA damage repair endonuclease UvsE, which codes for MRIGYPCMNTGIGCTSARTFRLKSWSEERFLSTVAENLACLSRILAYNAAHRLLFFRVTSDLVPFASHPVNTLDWPEIFTEEFAGIGALVRENRMRISMHPDQFTLINSPDEGVRERSVAELTYHAAVLDAMGLDTTAKVQVHVGGVYGDREAAMARFVERYRTLPDRIRRRLVVENDDRLYTARDCLSLHRACGVPVVFDTLHHECNPSGEDVAGALAACAPTWSHHADGLPMVDYSSQAPDARRGRHTPTLDPAHFAAFLAASRPHDFDLMLEVKDKEQSALRARALATDDPRVKRNL
- the lysS gene encoding lysine--tRNA ligase, whose translation is MSDSQISFDEAKLTKYQELQEAGLPMYPARFEREVTLAEVRERYAEIGHDPSEEEVTTAGRIYSVRRHGKTIFVDVGDESTRLQLYVRKDDIGDEPFDAFKKFVDTGDIVGVTGRVFRTKMGEITIWVSTYQLLTKSVCAMPEKFHGLKNTEMRYRHRYLDLIMNAETRETFRLRSRAIAELRTFLNSRDFLEFETPTVQPVYGGANARPFMTYHNALEQKLFLRIAPELYLKRLVVGGFEKVYEIAKNFRNEDIDTHHNPEFSMVEIYAAYHDYHDMMNLTEEIITHLVIGTLGTSTVTFEGNEISFERPWRRLTMEDAVREYGGIDVFATPVEELAAIAEKEKMEKYEAAETHGDYLALFFEHFCEDKLIQPTFIYDFPIENSPLAKRHRSKPGFTERFELFVNGMELANGFSELNDPLDQKERFEAQDLKRRLGDLEAQMIDYDFINALGYGMPPTGGVGIGIDRTIMLITGNDSIKEVILFPSMRRLSQNDDGEGDDPAEEEQE
- the arcC gene encoding carbamate kinase — encoded protein: MKIVAALGGNAIIRYREKGTAEEQLGHIDAAIAPLARMIAAGHQVLVTHGNGPQVGDILLQNECAKDAVPRMPLDICGAESQGMIGYMIQQCMQNRLESLGVGAPVAAVLTRTLVDGADPAFAVPSKAIGPYYTGAEAQSLGEAEGWTVREEAGRGWRRLVPSPAPSEILEAGAIRTFFESGAVVIAGGGGGVPVVREADGLRGVEAVVDKDLAAERLASAVGADHLLMLTDVGGAYLDFGGAEEEMILSMDAQDARLLLARGEFGAGTMAPKIEAAVRFVEGGGGTAVIAHLDAAEEALAGRAGTRVTPA
- a CDS encoding arginine deiminase family protein translates to MRARAQAEWHRLHGVLMHEPGIEVFFALISPKKHLYERFFNLDAAHREHQRLCEVLKDEFGVRVHRLTDAALEGVQNPRHRETLLNLAEEPAGETDLALAGRDDRHLLARAILGACQNGGEVTLRGTMHNLYFMRDQQVCTDQGMVMGRMATTERQREGALTGIALSAIGAGPVGLIRRGHLEGGDFIPAGKFALLGYGSRTDREGADALLWAGSSFDEVAVVREPVHPLIEGADPMVNMHLDTYCNLAGDGVAVGNPALLERAEVKVLANESGIYRPTGWEGSLAGFLKEKDFSIVPVTTLEQLCYAANFLCVRERECVAVDTGQVARAVIKRLRMRAAAKPGVYDRLLAQAETDYRQLRLDAEFFPFKKEVYAEGVEMTPIDLHHATGGYGGAHCMTCPVRRG
- the cas1 gene encoding CRISPR-associated endonuclease Cas1, encoding MTEKARAWVTVAGFGGHIKATRTTLTVRKKNEERQYDIRDVGHLIVVGGHTIHTSAVISLLRAGAFISIFDADGQPAGQLTPPGMGDAATALRSAQNRAFGHTYALAFAEKAMNERLLAIERYGNASGWDLLYEGELEFLHRSREEYPFLIKMDELRRLHQMSTDMYYEVMGRTLPGGLEFQRRTKRPHPDPVNAMLSFGYAVLYSAANVAVIAAGLDPDHGVFKEGPGGLVYDVIDGFKPTMVDDPVFALARAGLGRGEYETGIGRCVLSECLATRLLSVLHRTIREERVTAVVRDLAHSLKTGENFSPVY
- a CDS encoding acylphosphatase, giving the protein MKTVRILVSGKVQHVGFRACTRKIAVNLGVCGEVVNCNDGTVEITATGDPAVLEKFVAMVYECPRAVIKEIETEPLETRLYADFTVGREAVQ